The Lactuca sativa cultivar Salinas chromosome 2, Lsat_Salinas_v11, whole genome shotgun sequence genome includes a window with the following:
- the LOC111882526 gene encoding parthenolide synthase encodes MEIISFIPSWFLPATLFLFLTSIFMYVLRWRSSSIKLPPGPPRLPVIGNLHQVFGSKDNIYQNVWNLSQTYGPIMLLHFGTQPFIVISSTEMATQVLKTHDQKMCTRPYSKASKRLSFNYMDAAFAPYNDHWRDMRKVLASEFLGAKRIRSYKNVLKHEIECVVRSLSLNSSSTTVNLDEMFLSLINNVVCKAALGDHTYREKTFNGRTLMEIVDETAVMLQGSFSDNFPAFAWILDELTGWNRKLDKCFNDFDGILQMVLHDHLDRKDTKTSDQENDFVDDCISRLTSDEIKALLMNVFNGSTDTTATTMIWAMSFIVKNPRVMQKLQNEIRSCVGGKPRVDESDINKMTYLKMVVKESLRLHPPVGFLMTRECISHCEIGGYDILPGTKVLVSSWGIGRDSRTWKEDPTEFLPERFENIQVDFGGKSFEMIPFGEGRRGCPGYNLAVSTVEFTIANLLYLFNWETQVGKNEDLDMKLAGGFPFIRRATPLCLVPNKYN; translated from the exons AtggaaatcatatcattcatcCCTTCATGGTTTCTTCCAGCAACATTATTTCTCTTCCTTACTTCCATCTTCATGTATGTTCTTCGATGGAGGAGCTCCTCCATAAAACTTCCACCAGGCCCTCCGAGGCTTCCTGTAATTGGGAACCTTCATCAAGTGTTTGGTAGTAAAGACAACATCTATCAAAATGTATGGAACCTCTCccaaacatatggcccaattATGCTTCTTCATTTTGGTACCCAACCATTCATTGTCATTTCCTCAACTGAAATGGCTACCCAAGTCTTAAAAACTCATGATCAGAAGATGTGTACACGTCCCTACTCTAAGGCTTCCAAGCGACTGTCATTTAACTACATGGATGCTGCCTTCGCACCATATAATGATCATTGGAGGGACATGCGGAAGGTTCTGGCATCTGAATTCTTGGGTGCTAAAAGGATTAGATCGTATAAAAACGTTTTGAAGCATGAGATAGAGTGTGTAGTTCGTTCTCTCTCATTAAATTCCTCAAGTACTACAGTAAACCTAGACGAGATGTTCTTAAGTCTGATAAACAATGTCGTGTGTAAGGCTGCATTAGGTGATCACACCTATAGGGAAAAGACCTTTAATGGTAGAACGCTGATGGAGATCGTTGATGAGACCGCAGTCATGCTCCAAGGCTCATTTTCGGATAATTTTCCAGCATTTGCGTGGATTTTGGACGAATTAACAGGTTGGAATCGCAAGCTAGACAAGTGTTTTAATGATTTTGATGGCATTCTCCAAATGGTTCTTCATGATCATCTTGATCGAAAAGATACAAAAACAAGTGATCAAGAAAATGATTTTGTTGATGACTGTATCTCTCGGTTGACTAGCGACGAAATAAAAGCACTTTTGATG AATGTGTTTAATGGATCAACCGACACAACTGCTACAACCATGATATGGGCAATGTCCTTCATCGTTAAAAATCCAAGAGTTATGCAAAAGTTGCAAAACGAAATCAGAAGCTGTGTTGGAGGAAAACCAAGAGTAGATGAATCAGATATTAACAAGATGACATACTTGAAAATGGTGGTGAAGGAGTCGCTAAGATTGCATCCGCCTGTTGGATTCTTGATGACTCGGGAATGTATAAGCCATTGTGAGATTGGTGGATATGATATCTTACCTGGTACGAAGGTCTTGGTAAGTTCATGGGGGATAGGAAGGGATTCAAGAACCTGGAAAGAGGACCCAACTGAGTTTCTTCCTGAAAGATTTGAAAATATCCAGGTTGATTTTGGAGGGAAAAGTTTTGAGATGATTCCCtttggagagggaagaagaggtTGTCCTGGGTATAATTTGGCTGTTTCGACTGTAGAGTTTACGATCGCAAATCTTCTTTACTTGTTCAATTGGGAAACTCAGGTTGGAAAGAATGAAGATCTGGACATGAAATTAGCGGGAGGATTCCCGTTTATTCGTCGGGCAACACCTCTTTGTCTTGTGCCCAATAAGTATAACTAG